A single genomic interval of Paenibacillus sp. JQZ6Y-1 harbors:
- a CDS encoding YwhD family protein, producing the protein MDQNQQPAKKSMSLNIISSSTKSSKHKGFGAGSINLNNVSPIIIDRGEATIDIGAMHAKSKVERGIKFSAEREDVVGGRQVWVVWVAVDKQPEGGSYAGATACEMWINEEDKKGWKILADHVNKLDYAIKRRIMLSELGSEDKAALKKLLSTHNQEWWDRSPEELKEALEG; encoded by the coding sequence ATGGATCAAAATCAACAACCTGCCAAAAAATCAATGTCTTTAAATATTATTAGTAGCAGCACCAAGAGCAGCAAGCATAAGGGATTCGGTGCAGGCTCGATTAATCTGAACAATGTTTCTCCTATTATTATTGATCGCGGCGAAGCAACGATTGATATTGGTGCGATGCACGCGAAGAGCAAAGTGGAGCGCGGGATCAAATTCAGCGCTGAGCGCGAGGATGTTGTCGGTGGTCGCCAAGTATGGGTTGTCTGGGTAGCGGTGGACAAGCAGCCAGAGGGCGGTAGCTACGCTGGAGCAACAGCCTGTGAGATGTGGATTAATGAAGAAGACAAAAAAGGCTGGAAAATCCTCGCTGACCACGTAAACAAGCTGGACTATGCGATCAAGCGTCGAATCATGCTGAGCGAGCTAGGCAGCGAAGATAAAGCGGCATTGAAAAAACTACTGTCCACGCATAACCAAGAGTGGTGGGATCGTTCGCCAGAAGAGTTAAAAGAAGCATTGGAAGGCTAA
- a CDS encoding ATPase domain-containing protein, producing MNNINAIHTGIPGLDDILYGGIPPGSVVILEGEPGTGKTTVGMQFLVEGATNFDEPGIYITFEELPEQIYEDMRGFGWDLRQLEQENRLRVICMEPDILLDQMLQPGGIFESMVGEIGCKRVVIDSISLFRLVSTDEQVRNNVYTIRNIMRKHSLTSFFIREYGETGESNVPFENYICDGIVRLSLKPLMEKYRKRTIEVLKMRGTRIMEGEHTYKFLNNGVYIVPSLSMAEDKMLTNETEVLTTGIATLDEMLGGGIPRSSVYMIDTNSKANYRYLLSSIYAQRIKDGDCTVTMMSGNTSLDTFADTIELFGVSLREAAAQGKAFFIEHYRRAVESTLEKAMIRVDKVSNEDYAQVLNDRLGPIFECEDTCDRRWFVYYDLNTIISERGREFLLRYFAEEMSMWRSLGITIVVHCNFAEIGQETASFLERTCNGVIRTWVDGNYQYLQVTKSPSGRVSAPHIIANATEEPFVQLI from the coding sequence ATGAACAACATCAATGCTATTCATACGGGTATACCAGGACTGGACGATATTTTGTACGGTGGTATACCGCCAGGGTCTGTAGTGATTTTGGAAGGCGAACCAGGTACCGGTAAAACGACAGTCGGTATGCAATTTCTGGTAGAAGGAGCCACAAACTTTGACGAGCCGGGAATCTACATTACCTTTGAAGAACTGCCGGAGCAAATATACGAAGATATGAGAGGGTTCGGATGGGATCTGCGTCAGCTAGAGCAGGAAAATCGGCTGCGCGTTATTTGTATGGAGCCGGATATTTTACTGGATCAAATGCTACAGCCAGGTGGTATTTTTGAAAGTATGGTCGGTGAGATCGGCTGCAAACGCGTCGTGATCGATAGTATCAGTCTATTCCGACTGGTGAGCACGGATGAGCAGGTGCGCAACAATGTGTACACCATCCGCAATATTATGCGCAAGCACTCGCTGACTTCGTTCTTCATTCGCGAATATGGTGAGACTGGCGAATCCAATGTGCCTTTTGAGAATTACATCTGTGATGGTATCGTTCGGCTATCACTGAAGCCGCTGATGGAAAAGTACCGCAAGCGCACGATTGAAGTACTCAAGATGCGTGGTACTCGCATTATGGAAGGCGAGCATACGTACAAGTTTCTGAACAATGGCGTATACATCGTTCCATCTCTGTCTATGGCGGAGGATAAAATGTTGACCAACGAGACGGAGGTGCTGACTACCGGTATTGCAACGCTGGATGAGATGCTGGGCGGCGGTATTCCACGCAGCAGCGTCTATATGATCGACACGAACAGCAAAGCCAATTATCGTTATCTGCTGTCTTCTATCTATGCACAGCGCATTAAAGACGGCGATTGTACGGTGACAATGATGTCGGGCAATACCTCACTGGATACCTTTGCCGATACGATTGAGCTGTTTGGCGTATCGCTGCGCGAAGCTGCTGCTCAAGGTAAAGCGTTCTTTATTGAGCATTATCGAAGGGCAGTCGAATCTACGCTAGAGAAGGCGATGATCCGTGTAGATAAGGTGAGTAATGAGGATTATGCTCAAGTGTTGAATGATCGTCTAGGTCCGATTTTTGAATGTGAGGATACATGTGATCGTCGCTGGTTTGTGTATTATGATCTGAACACCATCATTTCCGAACGTGGACGCGAGTTCCTGCTACGTTACTTTGCCGAAGAGATGTCCATGTGGCGCTCGCTGGGTATTACCATTGTCGTACATTGCAATTTTGCGGAGATTGGACAGGAGACGGCTTCCTTCCTGGAACGGACCTGTAACGGTGTAATCCGAACCTGGGTAGATGGCAATTACCAATACTTGCAGGTTACCAAATCCCCTAGTGGTCGCGTATCCGCACCGCACATTATTGCGAACGCAACCGAAGAGCCGTTTGTACAGCTGATATAA
- a CDS encoding LuxR C-terminal-related transcriptional regulator yields MIETYMLNDIRDICQELQDTYAQLTELLIFITDHEGRIITAPSHLRSSSVFEQYAGELNEMFRQEIEKLHGAKHTILSDQWIPGVRWLISPIAFDQPLTGLFVWAGILIQTGTRQGILSHPNFVQPPNDVPVGFFEAIQDWIRNVPETTPEQEVFKREKITKLAHALSLILKSSYKEKRLTDRLVALNDTLSSEMNASHPIEEITRAVLSTSDLADVFGFALRTGPGKYTIINSIGPSSAELNGAVFHEGEGFLGQAVLSAQPTRWNNVDRDPRSNFFLQKGVPQVHEVQGFPIRYDDEVYGLLFGVSFKERSVPGLHFQFEETMISLMGWYIANHLTYEKMEKQLQRFKPLIELSRLIVSVQDAQRVMFMLVDMSLNLVWNPSASIVVHRTSEDGKIQMVARGMQSPNGETYAKDIARRYLEGSDNPSANSYINNNTPFSLMLEYPIVYGNRVRAVLAVAVSDEQEGEECREILSALAMMGSVVMKSVYDRQQYMSNSNRFAQILHESIREWNMALYQLTADARKIVQEFAVWGGVTKDEADVIGRACVMSYSDPNMLRSFPHLFQQEAEMIEDYKRIQDAQSVPSGTTYSKGGQIMSLAFAIAAAGDHDMRVVNDLPVSGIDQGLVSQFRLFVLSRHTLETEINLVEEKPATANSPARTSSEGAEGRGLEAIVKQFGLSPREKEVLELVVKASSNKEIAATLFISEHTVKNHLTNIFNKMGVSDRAQAIAAVFNKSIG; encoded by the coding sequence ATGATTGAAACATACATGCTAAATGATATCCGCGATATATGCCAGGAGCTTCAAGATACTTACGCTCAATTGACCGAGCTGCTCATTTTTATAACCGATCATGAAGGGCGGATTATTACGGCACCTTCGCATTTGCGGAGTAGTTCGGTATTTGAGCAATATGCCGGTGAGCTAAATGAAATGTTCCGTCAGGAAATTGAAAAGCTGCACGGTGCGAAACATACGATTTTGTCGGATCAATGGATACCGGGTGTGCGGTGGTTGATCTCGCCGATTGCCTTTGACCAGCCGCTGACCGGGTTATTTGTGTGGGCGGGGATTCTGATTCAAACAGGTACGCGCCAAGGCATACTATCACATCCGAACTTTGTGCAGCCGCCAAATGATGTGCCTGTCGGATTCTTTGAGGCGATTCAGGATTGGATTCGCAATGTACCGGAAACGACGCCGGAGCAGGAAGTATTCAAGCGTGAGAAAATTACAAAGCTTGCGCATGCACTGTCATTGATTCTCAAGTCCAGCTACAAGGAGAAGCGTCTGACGGACCGATTGGTCGCGTTGAACGATACGCTATCTTCTGAAATGAATGCCTCGCATCCGATTGAGGAGATTACGCGTGCTGTGCTGTCAACGAGTGATCTGGCGGATGTATTCGGCTTTGCACTGCGTACGGGTCCAGGCAAGTATACGATCATCAACAGTATTGGACCATCATCTGCCGAGCTGAATGGAGCGGTTTTCCATGAGGGAGAAGGGTTTCTAGGGCAGGCGGTATTGAGTGCACAGCCGACGCGCTGGAACAACGTAGATCGTGATCCGCGTAGCAACTTTTTCCTGCAAAAGGGTGTACCGCAGGTACATGAAGTGCAAGGCTTCCCGATTCGTTACGATGATGAGGTGTACGGATTGCTATTTGGCGTGAGCTTCAAGGAGCGCTCCGTACCGGGTCTTCATTTCCAATTTGAAGAAACCATGATCTCGCTGATGGGCTGGTATATTGCCAACCATCTGACCTATGAAAAGATGGAAAAGCAGCTACAGCGCTTCAAACCGTTGATTGAGCTGTCACGTCTGATCGTGTCTGTGCAGGATGCGCAGCGCGTCATGTTCATGCTGGTTGATATGAGTCTGAATCTAGTATGGAATCCGTCGGCATCCATCGTCGTTCATCGTACATCCGAAGACGGCAAAATTCAGATGGTTGCGCGCGGGATGCAAAGTCCCAATGGCGAAACGTATGCCAAGGATATTGCTCGACGTTATTTGGAAGGTAGCGATAATCCGTCAGCCAACTCTTACATCAATAACAACACTCCCTTCTCACTGATGCTGGAATATCCGATCGTATATGGCAATCGTGTCCGTGCGGTGCTGGCGGTAGCGGTTAGTGATGAGCAGGAAGGCGAGGAGTGTCGCGAGATTCTGTCTGCACTTGCCATGATGGGCAGTGTAGTTATGAAATCGGTTTACGACCGTCAGCAGTATATGTCCAACAGCAATCGATTTGCACAGATTCTGCATGAATCGATTCGGGAATGGAATATGGCACTGTATCAGTTGACCGCAGATGCGCGGAAAATTGTGCAGGAATTTGCCGTATGGGGCGGCGTAACGAAGGATGAAGCCGATGTGATCGGTCGTGCCTGTGTGATGTCGTATTCTGATCCGAATATGTTGCGCAGCTTCCCGCATCTATTCCAGCAGGAAGCCGAGATGATCGAGGATTACAAACGTATTCAGGACGCGCAATCTGTGCCTTCTGGCACTACCTATTCCAAAGGGGGACAGATTATGTCGTTAGCATTCGCGATTGCAGCAGCAGGCGATCACGATATGCGTGTAGTGAATGATCTGCCAGTTAGTGGTATCGACCAAGGGTTGGTTAGCCAGTTCCGTTTGTTTGTATTGAGCCGTCATACGCTAGAAACAGAGATCAATCTGGTCGAGGAAAAGCCAGCTACTGCCAATTCGCCTGCCAGAACGTCGTCCGAAGGTGCCGAAGGACGCGGTCTGGAAGCAATCGTCAAGCAATTCGGCTTGTCTCCGCGTGAGAAGGAAGTATTGGAGCTGGTTGTGAAGGCGTCTAGTAATAAAGAGATTGCAGCGACTCTGTTTATTAGTGAACATACGGTTAAAAACCATTTGACCAATATTTTCAATAAAATGGGTGTCAGTGACCGTGCGCAGGCGATTGCTGCGGTATTTAACAAAAGTATTGGTTAA